A genome region from Tolypothrix sp. PCC 7712 includes the following:
- a CDS encoding HEAT repeat domain-containing protein gives MDLSQIETNLQNPDFQYRLKAISALQDYPADIAVPLLNRHIQDPEFLVRTFVARELGKQKTSESFAALLQIIKFDNTPNVRAEASNSLSLFGQISASHLVQTFLRDDHWLVRRSILAALVEMDCPEEVLEVCMLGLESDDAAVQEASVDGLGWLANSRQSGAALSQLLNLKNSEYEYIRVRVAYALKHFNTPQAKEALAQLRQDADHRVVGAAMENLIS, from the coding sequence ACCGCCTCAAGGCAATATCTGCCCTGCAAGATTATCCGGCTGATATCGCTGTTCCTTTACTTAACCGCCATATCCAAGATCCAGAGTTTTTGGTGCGAACCTTTGTTGCGAGGGAGTTGGGTAAGCAAAAAACCTCAGAATCTTTTGCTGCTCTGTTGCAAATTATCAAGTTTGATAACACTCCCAATGTCCGCGCCGAAGCGTCTAATTCTCTATCCTTATTTGGCCAAATTTCTGCCTCTCATTTAGTACAAACATTTTTACGAGACGATCACTGGTTGGTACGTCGCAGTATTTTGGCAGCCTTAGTAGAAATGGATTGCCCGGAAGAAGTTCTAGAAGTGTGTATGCTAGGGCTAGAAAGTGACGATGCCGCAGTCCAAGAAGCATCTGTAGATGGGCTGGGGTGGTTAGCGAATTCTCGTCAATCTGGAGCCGCTTTGTCTCAACTCCTGAACCTGAAAAATTCTGAGTATGAATATATCCGGGTACGAGTTGCCTATGCCCTCAAGCATTTTAATACTCCTCAAGCCAAGGAAGCCCTCGCACAACTGAGACAAGATGCCGATCACCGGGTGGTAGGGGCGGCAATGGAAAATCTAATCTCTTGA
- a CDS encoding PatA/PatG family cyanobactin maturation protease: protein MNHHPFTVSLNPFVQVTTTEDYCTLHSVESDPTALFTLATTPGIGMALNHLKAGNITPESLVQGLIELDGQATGEQFGRMLQQLDERGWLSYAVLPLAVAVPMVESAQLNLTEPYWTQTYVTLSRFAYQHPYEGTMVLESPLSKFRVKLLEWRASAILAQLAQPQSLATLTPPPYLGAETAYQFLNLLWSTGFLTSDPEPPSLQLWDFHNLLFHSRSCNGRHNYIETSRVESIEFDESEKLTEATFSGSEAELRRVEAESESIDTEILVNQFESVGLVAEIASDELGESGVNTSVKVESTELEAVDLMADHAIAQTPDTSIVAEGESELATVSASEIESSAIKQSVALHPHDLDDRIPGLAELHNQTLGDPRITIVILDGDPDHTLSCFEGAEVSKVFPYWHEPADAITAEDYITFQAIRDQGLKGQEKEDALKAALRENKERVELNDHACHVTSTIVGQEHSPVFGIAPNCRVINIPQDALVVGNYDDVLSPLNLARGFELALELGANIIHCGFCRPTQTGEGEEMLVQAIKKCQENNVLIVSPTGNNLGECWCMPAVLSGTLAVGSAKVDGTPCHFSNWGGNNAKEGILAPGEDVLGAQPYTEKPVRLTGTSMAAPVMTGISALLMSLQLQQGKPVDAEAVRTALLNTAIPCNPEVVEEPERCLRGFVNIPGAMKVLFGQPSVTISFAGDQVIRTEHAGYAMPTATVTPASITPTVANPVVQLAVLTTSNETSVTAAAIPADTNTVEASAAYSGNVYALGTIGYDFGDETRRDTFQQTMFAPEVNGVIVPPDPYDPRQMVEHLDRHPDDSRSLIWTLSLDGDIIYALEPTGAFSSQIYEMFLLMLAGQLEPESSNDFVERVSIPAKLTNRTVELFSGQVLPVVKVHNVRGMYGWKVNTLVDAAMAAIARRVDEAQAPLVRQALSNFLHRVYNDLRNIGNTSRDRALNFAATNIFQAAATFAQAIAQGRQLDIITVEKSPFCRLNSDCWDIRLEFSDPESSRRGRKVFCFTIDVALIMPVTIGEIKSWSLPSRSKES from the coding sequence ATGAACCATCACCCCTTCACGGTTTCCCTAAATCCCTTTGTCCAAGTGACAACTACCGAAGACTACTGCACTTTGCACTCAGTAGAGTCTGATCCAACCGCTTTGTTCACTCTGGCGACAACACCCGGAATTGGTATGGCTCTCAATCACCTCAAAGCAGGTAATATTACCCCCGAATCACTAGTGCAAGGGTTAATCGAACTGGATGGTCAGGCGACAGGAGAACAGTTTGGGCGGATGCTACAACAACTTGATGAGCGGGGCTGGTTGAGTTATGCTGTGTTGCCTTTGGCAGTAGCAGTCCCAATGGTAGAATCCGCCCAATTAAATCTGACCGAACCCTACTGGACACAAACCTATGTCACCCTTTCCCGCTTTGCCTACCAGCATCCCTACGAAGGCACAATGGTATTGGAGTCTCCCCTCTCGAAGTTTCGAGTCAAGCTGCTAGAATGGCGAGCAAGTGCTATCCTAGCCCAGCTTGCCCAGCCTCAATCCCTAGCGACATTAACACCACCACCCTACTTGGGAGCAGAAACCGCCTATCAGTTCCTCAACTTGCTATGGTCCACGGGTTTTCTAACATCTGACCCCGAACCCCCCTCCCTCCAACTTTGGGACTTTCATAACTTGCTGTTCCACAGTCGTAGCTGCAATGGTCGTCATAACTATATTGAAACAAGTAGGGTAGAGTCGATTGAGTTTGATGAGTCAGAAAAATTAACTGAGGCGACTTTCTCAGGAAGTGAGGCTGAACTGCGTAGAGTTGAGGCTGAATCTGAGTCTATTGACACAGAAATATTAGTAAATCAGTTTGAGTCTGTTGGATTAGTAGCAGAAATTGCTTCAGATGAGCTAGGGGAAAGTGGTGTGAATACCTCAGTGAAAGTGGAATCTACTGAGCTTGAGGCTGTTGACTTGATGGCTGATCATGCGATCGCTCAAACTCCAGATACATCTATTGTCGCTGAAGGAGAAAGCGAGTTGGCAACAGTTTCAGCGAGTGAAATTGAGAGTTCTGCCATCAAACAATCAGTAGCACTCCACCCCCATGACCTCGATGATCGCATCCCTGGACTAGCAGAACTCCATAACCAAACCCTTGGCGATCCCCGCATCACGATTGTAATTTTAGACGGCGACCCAGACCACACATTATCCTGCTTTGAAGGTGCTGAAGTTTCCAAAGTTTTTCCTTACTGGCACGAACCAGCAGATGCGATCACTGCAGAAGATTACATTACCTTCCAAGCAATTCGTGATCAAGGGCTGAAGGGTCAGGAGAAAGAAGATGCACTCAAAGCTGCCTTAAGAGAAAACAAGGAGCGTGTTGAACTCAATGATCATGCCTGTCACGTTACGAGTACGATTGTGGGGCAAGAACACAGTCCAGTTTTTGGCATTGCTCCCAATTGCCGGGTAATAAACATACCGCAAGATGCCCTAGTTGTTGGAAATTATGACGATGTTCTGTCACCCCTCAACCTAGCTCGTGGCTTCGAGTTAGCTTTAGAGTTGGGTGCAAATATTATCCACTGTGGTTTTTGTCGCCCCACCCAAACCGGTGAAGGGGAAGAAATGCTGGTGCAGGCGATTAAAAAATGTCAAGAAAACAATGTCTTGATCGTCTCGCCAACAGGAAACAATTTAGGTGAATGCTGGTGTATGCCTGCCGTACTATCAGGAACTTTGGCGGTCGGATCTGCCAAAGTTGATGGAACACCATGCCACTTTAGCAACTGGGGAGGCAATAATGCAAAGGAAGGTATCCTAGCTCCTGGTGAAGATGTCTTGGGGGCGCAACCCTATACTGAAAAACCAGTACGCCTAACAGGAACAAGTATGGCAGCTCCTGTCATGACCGGAATATCCGCATTACTGATGAGTTTGCAACTGCAGCAGGGTAAACCAGTTGATGCTGAAGCAGTCCGCACGGCACTACTCAATACTGCGATTCCCTGTAACCCAGAGGTTGTAGAAGAACCAGAACGCTGCTTACGTGGTTTTGTCAATATTCCTGGTGCAATGAAGGTGCTGTTTGGGCAACCCTCCGTCACTATTTCCTTTGCAGGCGACCAAGTAATCCGCACGGAACACGCTGGATATGCTATGCCTACCGCTACAGTTACCCCGGCAAGCATTACCCCGACAGTCGCCAACCCAGTTGTGCAATTAGCCGTCCTTACCACATCAAACGAGACATCCGTCACCGCCGCCGCAATTCCGGCAGACACAAACACAGTGGAAGCTAGCGCCGCCTACTCTGGTAATGTTTATGCTTTGGGGACTATCGGTTACGACTTTGGAGACGAAACCCGCCGTGATACATTCCAACAAACGATGTTTGCGCCGGAAGTTAACGGTGTAATTGTACCACCAGACCCTTACGATCCGCGGCAGATGGTCGAACACCTCGATCGCCATCCTGATGACAGCCGTTCTCTCATCTGGACTTTGAGCTTGGATGGAGACATAATCTATGCACTAGAGCCAACAGGGGCGTTTTCGTCCCAGATATACGAGATGTTTTTGTTGATGTTGGCAGGACAACTTGAGCCAGAAAGCAGCAATGATTTTGTTGAGCGAGTTAGTATTCCAGCTAAACTAACTAACCGCACAGTGGAACTTTTCTCCGGTCAAGTTTTACCTGTGGTGAAAGTACATAATGTGCGAGGAATGTACGGTTGGAAAGTTAATACTCTGGTTGATGCAGCGATGGCAGCTATTGCTCGTCGGGTGGACGAAGCCCAAGCTCCCCTAGTGCGTCAGGCTTTGAGCAATTTCCTCCACCGAGTTTACAACGATTTACGCAACATAGGAAACACATCCCGCGATCGCGCCCTTAACTTTGCGGCTACCAATATTTTCCAAGCGGCTGCCACTTTTGCCCAGGCGATCGCTCAAGGTCGTCAACTCGATATAATTACGGTTGAAAAAAGTCCGTTCTGTCGCCTCAATAGCGATTGTTGGGACATCAGGCTGGAGTTTTCTGATCCAGAAAGCAGTCGTCGAGGACGCAAAGTTTTTTGCTTTACCATTGATGTGGCACTGATTATGCCAGTAACTATCGGTGAAATTAAAAGTTGGTCTCTACCGTCTCGCTCAAAGGAAAGTTAG
- a CDS encoding LynF/TruF/PatF family peptide O-prenyltransferase yields the protein MTFTPAFQHSILQERRLRFMRSHQEAFDVEPEFPLPLLENLAQALGSRCVVELSCKVESNQLFAARINICYRDAWPQSLGQSLKFLDEVESRVGIQINRDLLQQFLAVHINSNKILWNTTGIDLRPNVEDSSVKIHIGIDPNQDTEELVMTAIGLDGSQYSPELIQVLLKDSYMIGFDFFLNGRSEVELYTSCPGGKQQLVGNQGIYLKSYAKRNFSEKVFYLLEACDLFMAGFSKANTEAVIYFGFNNIEDMPKYFLFTSLGQRIYDFCRSQGAGPLPCVGVTQKDLESHHVENLRFYYRREFS from the coding sequence ATGACTTTTACTCCTGCATTTCAGCATAGTATTTTGCAAGAAAGACGGCTTCGGTTTATGCGATCTCATCAAGAGGCATTTGATGTAGAACCTGAATTTCCTCTGCCTCTGCTGGAAAATCTAGCCCAAGCTTTAGGATCTCGATGTGTTGTTGAACTTTCGTGTAAAGTGGAAAGTAATCAGTTATTTGCAGCACGAATTAATATTTGTTATAGAGACGCTTGGCCCCAGTCATTGGGGCAATCACTAAAATTTTTAGATGAAGTCGAAAGCCGGGTAGGAATTCAAATCAATCGTGATTTGCTCCAACAATTTTTAGCTGTGCATATTAACTCTAACAAAATTCTCTGGAACACAACCGGAATTGATTTACGTCCCAATGTTGAAGATTCTAGTGTCAAGATTCATATTGGTATAGATCCAAATCAAGATACTGAAGAACTTGTGATGACTGCGATCGGTCTTGATGGCAGCCAATATTCTCCTGAATTGATTCAAGTTCTTCTCAAAGACTCTTACATGATTGGATTTGATTTTTTCCTGAATGGTCGTTCAGAAGTGGAATTGTACACCTCTTGTCCAGGAGGAAAACAGCAATTAGTAGGTAATCAGGGAATATATCTCAAGTCTTACGCTAAGAGAAATTTTTCTGAAAAAGTTTTTTATTTGCTAGAAGCTTGTGATCTTTTCATGGCAGGCTTTTCTAAAGCAAATACTGAAGCAGTTATATATTTCGGATTTAACAATATCGAGGATATGCCGAAATACTTTTTATTCACAAGTTTAGGTCAGAGAATCTATGACTTTTGCCGCAGTCAAGGTGCTGGGCCTTTACCGTGTGTGGGTGTGACTCAGAAAGATTTAGAGTCACACCATGTTGAAAATTTGCGGTTCTACTACAGACGAGAATTTTCTTAA
- a CDS encoding DUF5837 family cyanobactin class RiPP produces MDKKNILPQQGKPVIRITNGQLPSHLAELSEEALGGAGVDASTAPCYCSYNGVDASTAPCYCSYDGVDASTAPCYCSYDGDE; encoded by the coding sequence ATGGACAAGAAAAACATTCTACCCCAACAGGGCAAGCCCGTCATTCGGATCACCAACGGTCAACTCCCCAGCCACTTGGCTGAACTCTCTGAAGAAGCTCTTGGTGGTGCTGGAGTAGATGCTTCTACTGCACCTTGCTACTGCTCCTACAATGGAGTAGACGCGTCTACTGCACCCTGCTACTGCTCCTACGATGGAGTAGATGCGTCTACTGCACCCTGCTACTGCTCCTATGATGGTGATGAATAA
- a CDS encoding TOMM precursor leader peptide-binding protein: protein MTVRSMQSNTLLQIKPHFHVEVIEPKQVYLLGEQGNHALTGQLYCQIVPLLDGQHTIEQIVEQLDGQVPPEYIDYVLDRLAEKGYLTEATPDLSPEVAAFWTELGIAPPVAAQGLKQSVKLTAVGDNISQVTVAALTTALRDIGITVQNAQDADSSVAINIVLTDDYLQPELATINQEALKSQQTWLLVKPVGSLLWLGPVFVPGETGCWSCLAHRLRGNREVESSVLRQKQAQQGRNGKSGQLLGSLPTARATLPSTLQTGLQFAATEIAKWIVKQHVNSIAPGTARFPTLDGKIITFNQTILELKNHILIKRQQCPTCGDPKILQRRGFEPLKLESRRKNFTHDGGHRATTPENTVQKYQHLISPITGVVTELVRISDPANPFVHTYRAGHSFGSATSLRGLRNTLKHKSSGKGKTDSQSKASGLCEAIERYSGIFQGDEPRQRATLAELGDLAIHPEKSLCFSDEQYANRESLNQQATVAHDWIPQRFDTSQAIDWTPVWSLTEQTHKYLPTALCYYHYPLPKDHSFCRGDSNGNAAGNTLEEAILQGFLELVERDSVALWWYNRLRRPQVDLSSFDEPYFVELQQYYRQNDRDLWVLDLTADLGIPAFVAVSNRKTGNSERLILGFGAHLDPTIAILRTLTEVNQIGLELDKVTDENLKSDATDWLLTAKLADHPYLIPDATQPLKTAQDYPKLWSNDIYTDVMTCVEIAQSAGLETLVLDQTRPDIGLNVVKVTIPGMRHFWSRFGAGRLYDVPVKLGWLAEPLTENQMNPTPMPF from the coding sequence ATGACCGTTCGCTCTATGCAATCCAACACCCTGCTGCAAATTAAGCCGCACTTCCATGTCGAGGTGATCGAACCAAAGCAAGTGTATCTGCTTGGTGAGCAAGGCAATCATGCTCTCACTGGACAGCTTTACTGTCAAATTGTGCCGCTATTGGATGGTCAACATACCATTGAGCAGATTGTTGAACAGCTAGATGGGCAAGTGCCACCAGAATATATTGACTATGTGCTTGACCGTCTGGCGGAAAAAGGTTATCTTACTGAAGCAACCCCGGATCTATCCCCGGAAGTAGCGGCATTTTGGACAGAGTTAGGAATTGCACCACCCGTTGCTGCACAGGGTCTAAAGCAGTCAGTCAAGCTGACCGCCGTAGGTGACAATATTAGCCAAGTCACTGTTGCTGCTCTGACCACTGCCCTCAGAGATATAGGCATTACTGTACAGAACGCTCAAGATGCAGATTCATCTGTAGCCATCAATATTGTCTTAACCGATGATTATTTGCAGCCAGAACTAGCTACTATTAACCAGGAAGCCTTGAAAAGTCAACAAACTTGGTTGCTGGTGAAGCCAGTGGGTAGTTTACTGTGGCTGGGGCCAGTGTTTGTTCCCGGAGAAACGGGTTGTTGGAGTTGTCTTGCCCACCGACTACGGGGCAACCGCGAAGTCGAGTCATCGGTGTTGCGGCAAAAACAGGCGCAGCAAGGACGCAATGGAAAGTCAGGACAGCTGCTGGGCAGCTTGCCCACAGCACGAGCAACCCTACCATCTACTCTGCAAACAGGTCTACAGTTTGCGGCTACCGAGATTGCTAAGTGGATTGTTAAGCAACATGTCAATAGCATTGCACCAGGAACAGCCCGCTTCCCTACCCTTGACGGCAAGATTATTACCTTCAACCAGACGATTCTGGAATTGAAAAATCATATCTTGATTAAGCGTCAGCAATGTCCAACCTGTGGCGACCCAAAAATTTTGCAACGGCGAGGATTTGAACCACTCAAACTAGAATCACGCCGCAAAAACTTTACCCATGATGGTGGTCATCGTGCCACTACGCCAGAAAACACTGTGCAGAAATACCAGCACTTGATTAGCCCAATCACGGGAGTGGTAACGGAATTGGTGCGGATATCTGACCCAGCTAATCCATTTGTACATACATACCGGGCGGGGCATAGTTTTGGTAGTGCCACATCTCTGCGAGGTCTACGCAATACTCTAAAACACAAGAGTTCTGGCAAAGGTAAGACGGATAGCCAATCAAAGGCGAGTGGTTTGTGTGAAGCGATAGAACGCTATTCTGGTATCTTTCAGGGAGACGAACCTCGTCAACGGGCAACCCTGGCGGAATTAGGAGACTTAGCGATTCATCCAGAAAAATCTCTATGCTTTAGTGATGAGCAATATGCCAATCGGGAAAGTTTGAACCAGCAAGCAACGGTGGCTCACGATTGGATTCCCCAGAGGTTTGATACTAGCCAAGCTATTGACTGGACTCCAGTATGGTCACTGACGGAGCAAACCCATAAATATCTACCTACAGCTTTATGCTACTACCACTATCCTTTACCCAAAGACCATTCCTTCTGTCGGGGAGATTCCAATGGTAACGCTGCAGGAAATACCCTAGAAGAAGCAATATTACAAGGGTTTTTGGAACTGGTAGAGCGAGATAGTGTGGCGTTGTGGTGGTACAACCGCTTGCGTCGTCCCCAGGTGGATTTAAGCAGTTTTGATGAGCCGTATTTTGTTGAGTTACAGCAGTATTATCGGCAAAATGATCGTGATTTGTGGGTGCTGGATTTGACAGCAGACTTAGGGATTCCTGCTTTTGTCGCGGTGTCGAATCGGAAAACGGGAAATTCGGAAAGGCTGATTCTTGGCTTTGGCGCGCACCTTGACCCCACTATTGCTATCTTGCGAACTCTCACAGAGGTGAATCAAATAGGTTTGGAATTGGATAAAGTCACAGATGAGAATCTAAAAAGTGATGCTACTGATTGGTTACTCACGGCGAAATTGGCAGATCATCCCTATCTTATTCCTGATGCTACACAACCTCTCAAGACAGCCCAGGATTATCCCAAGCTTTGGAGTAATGACATTTACACCGATGTTATGACCTGTGTTGAGATTGCCCAAAGTGCAGGTTTAGAAACCTTAGTTTTAGATCAAACCCGACCAGACATTGGTTTGAATGTGGTCAAGGTGACCATACCAGGAATGCGGCATTTTTGGTCGCGGTTTGGTGCAGGTCGGCTCTATGATGTGCCGGTGAAGTTGGGATGGTTAGCTGAACCACTCACAGAAAATCAGATGAATCCCACACCGATGCCATTTTAA
- a CDS encoding cyanobactin biosynthesis PatC/TenC/TruC family protein, producing MSPTTETLWQIGQLGKGGQEFSQKGSWHSEFTYIIGSDPDPINQPTLPSLLVAPGRKTKPKHKGKELFATEKLNIQFTLTQSYKPGELTLVYNFFGSEVDTLWVDGAPVTELVGSGSSKYTQTQTPLPALSPGQHTLTLTTVTALGDGAHRIDYLKLEAVIFTHKSPNLSTPTTPQGLTPIPQPLNETAETMAKKQTTPPAETPPPPEEKKSYVPTSQTGLQDYSYWWEYARKTAKAPDKQSKSYRRGRIWA from the coding sequence ATGTCGCCAACCACTGAAACCCTCTGGCAAATTGGTCAGCTTGGTAAGGGTGGTCAAGAATTTTCCCAGAAAGGTAGCTGGCACAGTGAATTTACTTACATTATTGGGTCAGATCCAGACCCAATCAACCAGCCGACTCTACCTTCATTACTTGTAGCGCCAGGTCGCAAAACCAAACCTAAGCATAAAGGTAAGGAACTGTTTGCCACTGAAAAGCTGAATATTCAATTCACGCTCACCCAAAGCTACAAACCAGGGGAACTTACACTTGTTTACAACTTTTTCGGCTCAGAAGTTGACACCCTATGGGTAGATGGAGCACCAGTCACCGAACTTGTGGGGTCAGGGTCAAGCAAATATACCCAAACCCAAACTCCCTTACCAGCCCTTAGCCCTGGGCAACATACCCTCACCCTGACTACTGTGACTGCGCTAGGAGATGGCGCACATCGGATCGACTACCTCAAACTAGAAGCAGTCATTTTTACCCATAAATCGCCAAACCTCTCTACCCCTACCACACCCCAGGGATTAACCCCAATACCCCAACCACTCAACGAAACTGCGGAAACTATGGCTAAAAAACAGACAACACCACCAGCCGAAACTCCTCCCCCCCCTGAAGAGAAAAAATCTTATGTGCCTACCTCTCAAACTGGGCTACAAGATTATTCCTACTGGTGGGAATACGCCAGAAAAACAGCGAAAGCCCCTGATAAGCAAAGCAAATCTTACCGTCGGGGTCGCATCTGGGCTTAA
- a CDS encoding cyanobactin biosynthesis system PatB/AcyB/McaB family protein, with amino-acid sequence MRLPILSPPLKRPHFIQPGLCVDLENGSPEDLVSIRMDLLHAANYNDPAAFANRSFNQVMHSSQGWGGFAGMGSFY; translated from the coding sequence ATGCGGCTTCCGATTTTATCTCCCCCCCTCAAACGTCCTCATTTCATTCAGCCAGGACTGTGCGTGGATCTGGAAAATGGTAGTCCAGAGGATTTAGTAAGTATTCGGATGGATCTACTCCATGCTGCTAACTATAACGACCCCGCAGCGTTTGCTAACCGCAGTTTTAACCAAGTGATGCACTCTAGCCAGGGCTGGGGCGGTTTTGCTGGTATGGGCAGCTTTTATTAA
- a CDS encoding S8 family peptidase, translated as MPDPREIAGMQALWAKSLGDSQICVAILDGPVDLAHSCFQGADLKCLPSLVKEDAQIDGSMSAHGTHVASIIFGQPGSPVEGIAPQCKGIIVPVFADDRRRATQLDLARGIEQAINAGANVINISGGQLTEYGESDGWLQNAVRLCQENNVLLVAAAGNNGCNCLHVPAALPSVLAVGAMDANGKPLDFSNWGETYQNQGILAPGENIPGAKVGGGTQRLSGTSFAAPIVSGVAAMLLSLQREQGETPDPHKIRQLLLQSALPCDADLTEEDKRCLAGKLNIPGAITLLKGGKMSEEFTSVGASAVETAGCSCGGGLSSTTEVASTSGQPATSSGSVGSIPSNTPNLQELIQSFPIPVNQQSTMPNFTANSVTPSQAPSELADLGRLVYALGTLGYDFGTEARRDSFKQLMPPFDLGSGVMVPANPYDARQMVDYLDNNISEARSLIWTLNIELTPVYAIDPSGPFAAESYRALHELLAGQIQPESDAEYVERVSIPGILTGRTVKLFSGQVVPVIEPQSTRGLYGWKVNNLVSAALAAVQAETGAADEETIRKTLDGFLNRIYYDLRNLGTTSQDRALNFAVTNAFQAAQTFSQAVAVGMELDSITVEKSPFCRVDSDCWDVKLKFFDPENSRRAKKIFRFTIDVSDLIPVTLGEVRSWSSPY; from the coding sequence ATGCCAGATCCCAGAGAAATAGCAGGAATGCAAGCACTATGGGCAAAAAGCCTTGGTGATTCCCAAATCTGCGTAGCAATTTTGGATGGGCCTGTTGACCTAGCTCATTCTTGCTTCCAAGGCGCAGACTTAAAGTGTTTGCCCAGTTTGGTTAAAGAAGATGCTCAGATTGATGGCAGTATGTCTGCTCATGGTACTCATGTAGCCAGCATTATCTTTGGGCAACCGGGCAGTCCAGTAGAGGGAATCGCACCCCAATGCAAGGGGATAATTGTGCCAGTCTTCGCTGATGATCGCCGTCGGGCTACCCAACTAGATTTAGCGCGGGGAATTGAACAAGCCATCAATGCTGGTGCAAACGTCATCAATATCAGTGGAGGTCAACTGACCGAATATGGCGAATCTGATGGGTGGCTACAAAATGCTGTCCGTCTGTGCCAAGAGAACAATGTTTTACTCGTCGCTGCAGCTGGTAACAATGGTTGCAATTGCTTGCATGTGCCTGCTGCTTTACCCTCTGTACTAGCGGTGGGAGCGATGGATGCGAATGGTAAACCACTGGATTTTAGCAACTGGGGTGAAACCTATCAAAATCAAGGTATTCTTGCTCCTGGTGAGAATATCCCAGGAGCTAAAGTTGGTGGTGGTACTCAGCGCCTCAGTGGTACAAGCTTTGCTGCTCCTATTGTCTCAGGTGTAGCAGCTATGCTGCTGAGTCTTCAACGAGAGCAGGGAGAAACCCCTGACCCCCATAAAATTCGTCAACTGTTGTTGCAGAGTGCTTTACCCTGCGATGCAGACTTGACAGAAGAGGACAAACGGTGTCTGGCAGGTAAACTGAATATTCCTGGAGCCATAACGTTATTAAAAGGAGGAAAGATGTCTGAGGAATTCACATCAGTTGGTGCGTCGGCAGTGGAAACTGCTGGTTGTAGTTGTGGTGGTGGCTTAAGCAGTACCACAGAAGTGGCTAGCACATCAGGGCAACCTGCAACTAGCTCTGGATCTGTTGGGTCTATCCCCAGCAATACTCCCAACTTACAAGAATTAATCCAATCATTTCCCATCCCAGTAAACCAACAATCAACTATGCCTAACTTCACCGCTAACTCCGTCACCCCTAGCCAAGCTCCTAGCGAACTTGCCGATCTTGGTCGTCTAGTCTACGCCTTAGGAACACTGGGTTACGACTTTGGTACAGAAGCTCGTAGAGACTCATTTAAGCAATTAATGCCTCCCTTTGATCTAGGCAGTGGGGTGATGGTGCCAGCGAATCCCTACGATGCGCGTCAAATGGTGGATTACTTAGACAATAATATTTCCGAAGCGCGATCGCTAATTTGGACACTGAATATAGAACTTACCCCAGTTTATGCGATCGACCCCAGTGGCCCCTTTGCGGCTGAATCTTACCGCGCCCTGCACGAACTCTTGGCAGGTCAAATCCAACCAGAAAGCGATGCCGAATATGTTGAGCGCGTCAGCATACCTGGTATCCTCACCGGACGCACCGTCAAACTGTTTTCTGGTCAAGTAGTTCCTGTAATTGAACCCCAAAGCACTCGCGGTCTGTATGGTTGGAAAGTTAACAACTTAGTCAGTGCCGCCCTAGCTGCAGTGCAAGCTGAAACTGGAGCAGCTGATGAAGAAACCATCCGTAAGACCTTAGATGGCTTCCTCAACCGCATTTACTACGACCTCCGCAACTTAGGAACAACATCTCAAGACCGCGCCCTTAACTTTGCCGTCACCAACGCCTTCCAAGCAGCTCAAACCTTCAGTCAAGCTGTAGCTGTAGGTATGGAACTCGACAGCATTACCGTAGAGAAAAGTCCCTTCTGTCGTGTAGATAGTGATTGTTGGGATGTGAAATTGAAATTCTTCGACCCAGAAAACAGCCGTCGTGCCAAGAAGATTTTCCGCTTCACAATTGATGTCAGTGACTTGATTCCTGTTACCTTGGGCGAAGTGCGTTCTTGGTCTTCACCGTATTAA